TACTGTACATCTAGAAGGCACCAAATCGAGTAAAAATAGGTAAAGCTTCCACTACATACTCAACAGAAAAGAAAGAGTATACCTATCAGAAATAGTTTGGTTTGCATACTCACAAGTTGCTTGAAGTAATTAAATAAACAAAGTAATAAAAATTATTCATTGATATTTGTTAACTAAACAATATTTCAGAGTAGCAAGGAAACGTTGGTCAAGTATGTGTGGGGTATTCTTGAAACTAACAAATGTTGATAACTGAAAGACAAATGCTTCAAACTTGAGGAAGTTGTGCAGCTACCTTATTCGCAGAAGTATCCACTCTATCAGATGGTAATTTAGCAAGAAGATCTCCCAAGGGAGTCAATGGAGCAGTTGTCTCGGCAACTACTTCCACCACTTTACAGTAAGATAAGCTTCTGTTCTTGGCCATGAACGCCATTAATTCTGCAATCTGCAATACATCAACCAATTTTAAGAAAATATGTACACTGTACCTGATGGCTGATGGATGGAATGTCTCAAATACCTGAAGATTAGATACTTGGCCACCAAATAAAGTATCTGCCTCTGCAAGGGTAATATTATGAGTTTCCTTATATGCATCAGTAGGTCTTTCCATTCCTCCTGGCCTCACTATCTGAAAACCACCATTAAATTGGTAAGCGAAGTCCCTTCCTATTATACTTCTTACATCACCAAGTTGTTAAATCCACCACAATTGTGCATGAAAAATGAAATAAACACTCACAGTGTATGGAAGGCCACTTGCTATAAGTGcttcttcagctttccttttccaTATAAGGACTCCCCAAAACAAACTATTAGAAGCAAAAGAGAACAAAAGTTACAAACAGAAAATTGATAATACGAATATCCAAGAATCATGGTTGTGTAATTCAATCTTTTACTTACTTCAGAATAGCTGCAGGAAATCCGATCTTGTTTGTCCCCAAAGAGGTAACCAAGTTAAAGTGATCAACTCGTGCAGATGTTGCTGCAAAGGATAAAAGTAATTACTTTTATCATAACTTTCATCACTAGCATATCCGAAACAATATCAGATTGCAAAAATTAACACCAATGACCAATCAGTCCAATCCATTAATCAAAAACATGAAAAAGAAACTAAATGAGCAAATGTGACAAATTACCTGCATCAATGAGACTTTTCGTAGCTCGATAGTCAATGCGACATGGTCCAGTGACATCGAAAACCTCTTTTTCACTGGCACCAATACAACAAATTACAACAGATGCATTTCCTATTGCCTCTTTAATCCCATCTTTCTCCAAATCACATTCCACAATTATAAGCTTTTCTACGGCTGGGCTAAAAACCAAACAATATCTGTCATTTGCAATCTGAACATACCTAACCTACTAAGCATTTTTATACATGAAAGAAAAAGTTCCAAAACCCTCTCTAATGTTGACTACCATTACCTGCGGCACCTTCATCAAGCTTCATTTCTTGAACACTCTTAACAAGTTTATCTGCTTTCTGAGCACTTCTCACACCTGCTCTTACTTGAAATCCTAGCTTCAACAGCTCCCTGTTATAAAAATTCCAAAGTTTGCAATCAAAATTTCCTTTGATAACTGAAAAACATCAGTTAACTTCAAATGTGGAGAGAATAGCTCTTTGGATAGTACTAACCTTACAGTTCTTGAACCAACTTTACCAGTAGCACCAGCAACAAAGACAACGTCATCATTTGATTGAATTTCCTGTTTAACAACTGCCTTTACAATCCCAACATTGCATTTTCTACTTCCTTTCACTAAATCATGAAAATATCAACAACAAAATTTATGTTAAGCAGTGAAGTAAACGGAATAAGTTCAAATTTTCTGGGATTTCCATATCATACCTGAAAATTGAGCTCTGGCATCATCAAATTTGAAATTTCTGGCATCTGGGTTTTTCTTCAAATTGTTGTTAAGAGAGGAAATGAATGAACTTTTACCCGTTAAAAACTTTCTcgatgatgatggtaatgtacTGGTTATACGAGGAGAATATAAAGCAAAAAGCTCCATCGGTTTATTTTGTGATTctgaatttttcttattttcagaaCTGAATTCAAACTAACCGAGTGTttgtagaagaagaaatcatgaagcgagaaaaacaaaattagagataattaatttgtACTTTTTTCAGATTCTGACACTCCACCTCCTCTCGGTGAAGATATGATAGGACCCACAGTTACAGAGTTACATTTTGAATCAATTTTGCCCACTGATGTCATCCTTATGTTTCTCGAATATTGGGCTAGCTCAGGTTTGAGCTCAAGCCCAGTTATGATTTAGGACCTTTAGGCGAGTGAGCATTGTCCGACCGGTTTTGACCTCATCAACATCCAATGCATGATGAATATTTAGTTCGGCACCTACATCCACtccaacatccaacggatttttatctaatgaatGTACAAATAGACTGGTAGGTATGGATGATCCAATAGattcttttttatattttatccaaaCATGACAAAACCCTCAATGACAATCGATCAAGAATAGAAAAATTAACACAAGAACACTCAAACCTTACCGAATTATTTAATTCCTACTACTACTTACTGTAATTTGCACCTTATTTGCTAATTAAACTATTTGTTCAATTGCACTTACTTTTTGGTTGGTTTCATATGTGTTAATTTTACTACAATTATGGCTCACTGTAGTTATAGGATAGGATTTTTCTACGTTTAAACCTGCATTGTATTATCCATCATTTTTTATGTGAATTgcactagtttgcatactatcTTCGTATCTAGATTACTTGCATTATCTGAGAATGAGAATGATATCTTTGAAATATCAAGGCATTGGGAATCCTACCACCAGATCCTCTCTGTAGAACTTAATAAGGTCCCAAAATCCTGACATTGTTTTCCTTTACGAAACTAAAATGATAATATAAAAATGACTCAGtatctcaaaaaaaaattgaacagtTGGTGTCACCCGTATATGGGTTTGCCGGGCGAGATTGCTTTACTTTGGAAGCTTCCAATATGAAGTAGTCCAAAATACACATAGAATAATGAATGTCATTGTATCTCCTAACCCCTAGCAAACGTGAGTTTTTGGATACCTTTCTTTATGTTTCGACATACTTTAATAAAAGAATGCAATAATGTCATTGTATCTCCTGACCCCTATGAAAGATCCACTAACTCTATCCCACAACTGTTGAAATTATTGCTATAAAAGATATTATTCATAGCTCTAATCTAATTATTTAGGTTACTTTGGTAAGCCATATATGTGGACTTACAGACAATCCAATGATAATATTACCAAAGATAAACTGTATATGGTTATGGGTACTAATTCCTAGCTCATATTACTGTGGAAATAACAATGTTTTGCAGACTCATCGATGGGAAAAAACCTTACACGTATTTTGAATTTTGGAGTAGAGATCCATCTTTTAAAGATATAACTATTGATGTTTATAATAATTGTAGTATGCGAGGTTCTTCAGAATTTTAGATTATTAATAAGCTTAGAACTGTTAAGCGTGAACATAGAAAATGGAACTTTACTCATTTTGTCAATATTGATCAAATACTTAAGGATTTAGGTGAACAATTATATACTCTGAATTTTCAAGACATTGTAAACCAGAATATAGAAAATACCAAACATATTGAACTAGAGATAGACCATAGGCATAAAGTACAAGAGGTCTTTTATACTCAGAAGTACAAAGTAGTCTTTATCAAGTCTTATGTTAGAAATATAAGTTTTTATGATACCCATGCCAGTATAAGAAAACAATTCAACCATATTGAGTCCTTGCAGTTGCAAAATAGTCACTGGTTTAATGATAGTAAATAACATGAAGATCTACTAAGTTTTAGTCTTATTAATCTTCTTTATGATTGATTTTCTAGTTACAGGGTCCTTATATTCTTCAAAGAGAATTTTAATGTTAAATCAGCCCTTGTTCGCTGCATCTTTATCATTCTTTATTAAAGATGTATTTTCTTTTTGGCCCAGTctttatattgtatctgaataagggtttcttcatcaaaatcaaaattagtttCTCATCTTTCTGAAAGATCATCatctttttcaattttatttctgAAATTAGTTTTCATTCATGAAAACTTTTTTAGACGTCCATCATTGTTTCTCGAGATCGATAATAATTCTCTCAAATCACGTTAATATTTCAACACCAAACTATATATTCATATGGTTGTGAAGTTTTTTCTTTTCGTTACTATCTTTTTTTCAAGTGAAGTGTCGATGCGATCAACGATTAAGTAATTGGATATTAAAGTTTAAACTGATAGTGAGGAATATTAATTGAGATGAAGAGAATAAGAtaacatagattttttttttgcagtcatCTTCTTCGGCAAAAATTCAAACTgaatattttgatcatcttcgtgTCCAACTTGAGGAGGGTATTAGACATATATGGTGTATGGTAGCCACCAAGGTGACCAAGGTGGTTATGAATAGTTTACGTGCATGAAAGGAAGTTGGTCAATGATCTGTCTATTGTGTTCAAAGTTGTAGCCAAAAGGAAGCATGTAAAGAAAAAGTTGCAAATCAAGTTTTATTGTTGTTAGGATAATTTTGATAATCCAACATAACAATcgggttttttttcttcataatatttATGTTTTCGGGTTTTATCCCTAAATTGTAAAGTTCATCGAAGAAGACGGAATACTATTATTCACACCCTAGGGAAAAGTTTAAGGCAACATAATGTGGATACTTAGAAGTATGCCAAGTTAGGAATTACAGAGAGACATTCATTTGTGAGGTCAATTCAGGAAGTTTGTCGAGTGTTGAACTTAGATGTTGGCGGACATATAGAAGAACTTATTAATGAACTTGGCCGATTGATGGAACATGTCATTACACCTTTTAAGTTCATGTCTTGGAATGCCTGTGGGATTGGCAAACCCAGAAAAGTTGAGCAGTTAATTGGGTTGGACTCAGGATTGTCAATACATTATGTTATTTGGCATGAGGTCGATGGGGTTTCTGAAGTTATGTGGTGCGTCGGTGGTGATTATAATGCCACTATCTATCTCGAGAATCGCAACCCAAACCGTCTGTGGTTCATTGATTTCATTTCCCGACGTAATTTGCATAACTCTTCATTAGCAAATGGTCGATTCACTTGGAAGAGTAAACGTGTGGAGTGTAGAATAGATAGATTCTTGTTTTCTCCAGGTCTCTTTGACATGATTTATgatagaaaacaaaaacaaaaaaaatatcttcTCTCTCTCATTTTCATTCTAGGGTTACTATGTATTCATCATTGCACTTTTcttaaaaccctaaaagttaaaaagaaaaaaaaaaaaatttccttcaAACTACTACTTTGACTATTTTACAGTATAAGTCCCATATTTTCATCGAATCTTGATGACCTTTTTTTCCTGCGCCCTCCAATAGTATAATTCAAATTCAACCCAATCCCGtatatataataaaatttatttcCGGTCCAAAACTATCTTTTCCCATCCAAAATCAGAGTTACATGGTGCATGTGTATTTCACACATGCCATTTTCTACACTCCCCAAGACTTAAATACCTCATTTTCCACCTTACTAGAACCTCCACTTAACAAAATTAGGATCCAAAATAAGAAGTTTAATTTTCTTCTTATCAACAATAATAATAGAATTTTCATTAGATTCAAGATCAATCAAACTAGCATCAATAGCTTTTGCAACAATATATGATTCAAGTTTTTCCTTATTCACTTGCTAAGCTAAACCTAATTCAATATCACCATCAATTGGTTGATTAGATTGATAAGAAGAACAGACCTCTAATAATAAACCCATGAAGTAATTATATAGTTCTACTCCCCTAGCTTTTATCATCAAATGTTCGTTTTCCCACTCCCACTGGAGTTGCTATATGAAAATAAGTGAACAGTCATAACCTAATACTAGTATATGGTCAACCAATCAACATTTGATAGTTCCTTATCTAACTTCGCTTGTATCTTGTTTTCTTCCTATTTCCCATTGACACGAGTAAAAGTAAGGACAATGATTAATCCTAGTTGAATATAACCGAACTAAGTGTTCCACTGACCTAGTTATCAAGAATTATTATTGTAATTGGAATTCAAGTTGgaataaaatcaaacaaaatttcAAAGTTTGGTTTTCA
This is a stretch of genomic DNA from Papaver somniferum cultivar HN1 chromosome 1, ASM357369v1, whole genome shotgun sequence. It encodes these proteins:
- the LOC113296084 gene encoding protein TIC 62, chloroplastic-like isoform X2; protein product: MELFALYSPRITSTLPSSSRKFLTGKSSFISSLNNNLKKNPDARNFKFDDARAQFSVKGSRKCNVGIVKAVVKQEIQSNDDVVFVAGATGKVGSRTVRELLKLGFQVRAGVRSAQKADKLVKSVQEMKLDEGAAAVEKLIIVECDLEKDGIKEAIGNASVVICCIGASEKEVFDVTGPCRIDYRATKSLIDAATSARVDHFNLVTSLGTNKIGFPAAILNLFWGVLIWKRKAEEALIASGLPYTIVRPGGMERPTDAYKETHNITLAEADTLFGGQVSNLQIAELMAFMAKNRSLSYCKVVEVVAETTAPLTPLGDLLAKLPSDRVDTSANKEKLQDTRLPDPVPSQIITPEASTAVVEKEPTQKKVQIARPLSPYFKYKNLKPPTSPTPTPPPSSKPTPSTTPGSTKVAEVDTLEATVEVDDSESPTSPTPTSPGGVTVRVNATQVETGTTSAAVEVSAEVPKTRPLSPYAVYEDLKPPTSPSPFQATANGRVTNATLPVEAAPPSTETSSTVETTPAEVTETEVSPIKTKETSHLSPYYAYDDLKPPTSPSPSAPVSLSSQPKISDVPDTSAAENPKLDEPVVETSTNEPKPRPLSPFTMYEDLKPPTSPTIVFK